The following proteins are encoded in a genomic region of Ictalurus punctatus breed USDA103 chromosome 15, Coco_2.0, whole genome shotgun sequence:
- the LOC108275519 gene encoding transcription factor PU.1 isoform X2 — protein sequence MLASLEPIHYLQELHPQDPSGGGMDLDVIDEYLKEQTRQNMQTRTEEERLIAENSWSGRFAYEWQYGGTVLTENTCCEQQSQQQQVWMNLPSYNEWGGECRSDPPPCSDTDSHSSSSGYQEFPPSPASHSHTTSLSGKRKERLFQFLYEMLQTPHMRSCIWWVQSANGTFQFSSQNKEKLAEMWGKRKGNRKTMTYQKMARALRNYSRTGEICKVKRKLTYQFNETTLRGLQSNVQKFTQT from the exons ATGTTGGCCAGCCTCGAACCG ATCCATTACTTGCAGGAACTGCATCCTCAGGATCCATCGGGTGGAGGAATGGACCTGGATGTGATAGACGAGTATCTGAAGGAACAGACCAGACAAAACATGCAGACCCGGACAGAGGAGGAACGTCTCATAGCAg AAAACAGCTGGTCGGGTCGATTCGCGTACGAGTGGCAGTACGGAGGAACAGTGCTGACAGAAAATACATGCTGTGAACAGCAGAGTCAACAACAACAGGTGTGGATGAATCTACCCAGCTATAATGAGTGG gGAGGAGAGTGTCGGTCTGATCCCCCTCCCTGCAGTGACACCGATTCACACTCCTCCAGTTCGGGGTATCAGGAGTTCCCTCCGTCTCCGGCctcgcactcacacaccacTTCTCTCTCGG GGAAAAGGAAGGAGCGTCTGTTCCAGTTCCTGTATGAGATGCTGCAGACGCCGCACATGCGCAGCTGCATCTGGTGGGTTCAGTCGGCAAACGGTACATTCCAGTTCTCATCACAGAACAAAGAGAAGCTGGCTGAGATGTGGGGCAAGCGCAAGGGCAACCGCAAAACCATGACGTACCAGAAGATGGCACGCGCTTTGCGTAACTACTCGCGCACCGGAGAGATCTGCAAAGTGAAGCGCAAGCTCACGTATCAGTTTAACGAGACAACGCTCAGGGGGCTGCAGAGCAACGTACAGAAATTCACCCAAACCTAA
- the LOC108275519 gene encoding transcription factor PU.1 isoform X1 codes for MLASLEPIHYLQELHPQDPSGGGMDLDVIDEYLKEQTRQNMQTRTEEERLIAENSWSGRFAYEWQYGGTVLTENTCCEQQSQQQQVWMNLPSYNEWGGECRSDPPPCSDTDSHSSSSGYQEFPPSPASHSHTTSLSAGKRKERLFQFLYEMLQTPHMRSCIWWVQSANGTFQFSSQNKEKLAEMWGKRKGNRKTMTYQKMARALRNYSRTGEICKVKRKLTYQFNETTLRGLQSNVQKFTQT; via the exons ATGTTGGCCAGCCTCGAACCG ATCCATTACTTGCAGGAACTGCATCCTCAGGATCCATCGGGTGGAGGAATGGACCTGGATGTGATAGACGAGTATCTGAAGGAACAGACCAGACAAAACATGCAGACCCGGACAGAGGAGGAACGTCTCATAGCAg AAAACAGCTGGTCGGGTCGATTCGCGTACGAGTGGCAGTACGGAGGAACAGTGCTGACAGAAAATACATGCTGTGAACAGCAGAGTCAACAACAACAGGTGTGGATGAATCTACCCAGCTATAATGAGTGG gGAGGAGAGTGTCGGTCTGATCCCCCTCCCTGCAGTGACACCGATTCACACTCCTCCAGTTCGGGGTATCAGGAGTTCCCTCCGTCTCCGGCctcgcactcacacaccacTTCTCTCTCGG CAGGGAAAAGGAAGGAGCGTCTGTTCCAGTTCCTGTATGAGATGCTGCAGACGCCGCACATGCGCAGCTGCATCTGGTGGGTTCAGTCGGCAAACGGTACATTCCAGTTCTCATCACAGAACAAAGAGAAGCTGGCTGAGATGTGGGGCAAGCGCAAGGGCAACCGCAAAACCATGACGTACCAGAAGATGGCACGCGCTTTGCGTAACTACTCGCGCACCGGAGAGATCTGCAAAGTGAAGCGCAAGCTCACGTATCAGTTTAACGAGACAACGCTCAGGGGGCTGCAGAGCAACGTACAGAAATTCACCCAAACCTAA